The DNA region TAACTTTTTAACTCCCTGCCCGCGACGGTGGAGTGCTTAATCTgaggtttttaaataaaaagggcTCAAGGGTTGGTTTTATTATAACgtttatttcatttcagatttcaTGCGCAATTTAGCAAACTCTAGACAGACTTGGGCGATAAACACTTTCTTTTGTGGGGGGAAACGGCATTTTTATACACCatgcttaattttatttagatttaataGCGATATCAGGGGCACTTCAAAGAaagttccttttttctccccttctcctaaGAATGCTGGTCTGCTAGCAAAATCGCCTCGTGCTATTTTATGGCAAGGAAAATTAAAGGacttctcccccttcctcccctccaaacGCTCTAGGGAGGAAAATACACGCACCAGGCACACAGAATAAACACTTCCTCTACCCTCCGTCACCTCTAACTCTCAACTTCTAATTGCAAGATAGATTGCAGCCTCAGTGGGGATCAGGAAGATCTAAACATTTTAACTAAGATTATTgggataaatatttcataaagagCAGGGCAGATATTAAATTACTCCTATTGATTTTAGTATCACAACCCAATTCCGTTTCTTGGCCTCTTCACTTTAATTGATCTCTTAAGGAGGCCAACCTCGAGCCCGAAGAGGGCCTGGGCCTTGAACGGGGATGCCTGGACTAGGGTGTCCCCGCCGGCCAGTGCGGCTTTCTGAGCGCTGGTCTTCTCTGGGGGCTCCTAGTTGCCTCGCTGCTCTGACGCTGGGCTCATCCGATATACCCCCCATAAAGTGACCGAAGGGTTATGGTTCCTCCCGGCCGAAGCCGGCCACTGAGAACCAGGAACCCTAGACAGTGGGAACAGGGAACAATTGTGCGTGCCCTAGTGAAGGAAGAGTGAACAAGCGCCCGGGTCTCTCGAGGAGAACCCTAACTTCAGGGTTCCCCGTGTGCTTTCACCTCCAGGAAAATCCCAGGGCCGGCTAACTTGGGCGCCACAAGTAAGCAGACAGCGGTGGAGAGCAGAGGGTTCGCTCCAGGACTGAAGCGCAGTCGACACTTAGCGACTTTCCGAGAGCTTTGCCTGGCGACCCCATTGTCTGAGCGCCCCGCACCGCTTACcgcccacctccccgccccctgcccaccccgcaGGTCTCGCttcagttgggggtggggagttgggaACTGCGATGAGTGGGAAGAGGGGTGAACAAAGCCAAGCTCCCGCCATTCTCCGCCTGCGCCCTCTCCCGATGTGCCGGGAGGCTAGGGTACGCCCGCAGCGCACTGGCTCCGGACCCCGAGGCTAACCGGTGCAAGGGACCCCCGAGCTGGCGAAGTGCGGGTTCGTAGCGGGGGCCTCAGCAGTCAGCACCCAGGACCACCTTAAGAGCGAGCCCCGCCCCGGGCCCGGAGCTCGGGCTGCGCTGATTGGTGCAAATGTAATGGCTGAAATTGATTGCTGAAATGCAAAACTTGTTGCTGCTTCTCCGGGCTCAGGGCGAGAGGCAGATACAGAGAGGGGAGCCGAGACCCTCGGAACGCCCCACgcagagcccccccccccgccagccaGGAGAGGGGTGCGCGGACCCCCCAGAGCTGCCTCCGCCCCCTCCCATTACGGGCTCCGAGAGCTCAGCCTGAACGCCTTAGCCTGCTCACCCAGCGTGGCCCCCCAACCCGCGTACACCCCCCTCCCCGGGTCCGAGGGCGACTTGCGAAGCACCTCGGCGCGGAGGCAGGGAACCCGAGCCTTGGATCGACCCAACCCCTCGTCTCGCTGCCCACCCGCGCCTGGAACGGGGCGCGGAGATCCCTGCGAAGTCAAAGACCGAACAGCGGAGAAAAGAAGCGGCAGGCGGCGGACGTGGCCACGAAGCGGCGCGCCGGGGTGCAGCGCACCCGCCGCGGAACAGTGGAGCCGCGCCTTCCCCCAACCCTCGCGTCAACCCCGGGCGCCCGCCGCCTCCTCAGCCCTGCTGAGCTCTCGGCTAGGGGGCCGGCACCGGTGATGCCGAGCGGAGCCTCCAGTCGTCCGACTCACTGAAGAAGCAGTAGCCGCTTGCTCAGGGCCGACGGAGACTGCGAGCGGATCGTGCTTGGCTGTGGCTCGGGCTGCGGAGCGCGGGGActccggggggaggggggagggaccGATCTGTCCGTGCCCCGGCGCCAGCCACGGCTTTGAAGGGTCTCCCAACCCGGCCCCTTAGCAGCTCCGCCACTGACTCCGGGAGGCTTCGGGCAGCGTCCAGGGGCTCCCCACCCGACCCGATCGGACTTAAGAAGGTGAtcgctctcctctccctccctccttcccgctTCCTTCCCCCCACATAACTTTTTGTCTTCACTTGTCCTCAGCTCCATCCCTGCCCGCAAACCCACCCGCGGCTTTGCCAACCACCCGGAGCATGGGCCCCCCAACACGAATCTTGGAGGCCCCGCGGCGCCGCAAGATATGAGAGGCTCGTGTCGGGCAGAGCGAGAGCTTCGGGAGAGGAGCTGATAGCCCCTAGCCTTCACAAGCCAGGCGAGGTGGCGTTGCGCGCTGCGCTCCCGCGGTGCTGAACCTCCCGGAGCGCCCAACCCAAGGCCGGAACGAGTAGCTGGCCGGAGGCGCGCCGCGGAGAGCAGGCTGTCATGCCCTATTgatccccccgccccccgccaagTATGTTTGGGCTGGACCAATTCGAGCCCCAGATCAACAGCAGGAACGCTGGCCAGGGCGAGAGGAACTTTAACGAGGCCGGACTAAGCATGAACGCCCACTTTAAGGCCCCGGCTTTCCACGCGGGGGGACCCCCTGGCCCCGTGGACCCTGCCATGAGCGGGCTGGGCGAACCCCCGATCTTGGGCGTGAACATGGAGCCTTACGGCTTTCACGCGCGCGGCCACTCGGAGTTGCACGCGGGGGGGCTGCAGGCGCAGCCGGTGCATGGATTCTTTGGAGGCCAACAGCCTCACCACGGCCACCCGGGAGGTCACCACCCCCACCAGCATCACCCCCACTTCGGGGGCAACTTTGGCGGGCCGGATCCTGGGGCCTCGTGCCTGCATGGAGGTCGTCTGCTCGGCTACGGCGGATCGGCCAGCGGCCTGGGCAGCCAGCCGCCCTTCGCCGAGGGTTATGATCACATGGCGGAGAGCCAGGGGCCGGAGAGCTTCGGCCCGCAGCGACCTGGGAACCTCCCGGACTTCCACAGTTCGAGCGCCTCCGGCCACGCCGTGCCTGCCCCATGCTTGCCGCTGGACCAGAGCCCTAACCGAGCCGCCTCCTTCCATGGCCTGCCTGCCTCCGGCGGGTCTGATTCCCACAGTCTGGAGCCCCGGAGGGTGGCGAACCAAGGAGCCGTCGACTCGCTGGAATACAATTACCCGGCCGAGGCGCCCTCGGGACATTTCGACATGTTTTCCCCCTCCGATTCCGAGGGGCAGCTGCCTCATTATGCAGCGGGTCGTCAAGTTCCCGGGGGCACTTTCCCGGGTGCCTCGGCCATGCCCAGAGCTGCTGGCATGGTGGGCTTATCCAAAATGCacgcccagcagcagcagcagcagcagcagcaacagcaacagcagcagcagcagcagcagcagcagcagcagcagcagcagcagcagcagcagcagcagcagcagcacagcgTGTTCTTCGAGAGGTTCGGAGGGACCCGCAAGATGCCAGTGGGTCTGGAGCCTGGAGTAGGTTCCAGGCACCCGTTAATGCAGCCTCCCCAGCAGGCCCCGCCGCCCCCTCAGCAGCAGCCCCCGCAGCAGCcacagcagccgccgccgccgccgccgccgccgccgcctgggcTTCTGGTCCGACAAAATTCGTGCCCGCCTGCGCTCCCGCGGCCCCAGCAGGGCGAGGCGGGCACGCCCAGCGGCGGCCTGCAGGACGGGGGCCCCATGCTGCCAAGTCAACACGCGCAGTTCGAGTACCCTATCCACCGGCTGGAGAACCGGAGCATGCACCCTTATTCCGAGCCTGTATTCAACATGCAGCACCCTCCACCGCAGCAGGCGCCCAACCAGCGGCTGCAGCATTTCGACGCACCCCCCTACATGAATGTGGCCAAGAGGCCGCGCTTTGACTTCCCGGGCAGCGCGGGAGTGGACCGCTGCGCTTCGTGGAACGGCAGCATGCACAACGGCTCTCTGGACAACCACCTTTCGCCCTCCGCCTACTCGGGCCTACCCGGCGAGTTCACGCCACCTGTGCCCGACAGCTTCCCCTCGGGGCCACCCTTGCAGCATCCGGCCCCGGACCACCAgtccctgcagcagcagcagcaacagcaacagcagcaacgCCAAAATGCTGCCCTCATGATCAAGCAGATGGCGTCGCGGAATCAGCAGCAGCGGCTGCGCCAGCCCAACCTGGCCCAGATAGGCCACACCGGAGACGTGGGCCAGGGCGGCCTGGTACACAGCGGCCCAGTGGGTGGCTTGGCCCAGCCGAACTTTGAGCGCGAAAGCGGCGGCGCGGGCGCCGGGCGCCTGGGCACGTTCGAGCAGCAGGCTCCGCACTTGACGCAGGAGAGTGCGTGGTTCCCAGGTCCGCACCCACCGCCGGGTGACCTGCTGCCCCGCAGGATGGGAGGCTCAGGCCTGCCCGCTGACTGCGGCCCGCACGACCCCGGACTGGCGCCGCCCCCTCCGCCTGGTGGCTCGGGGGTGCTGTTCCGGGGCTCTCTGCAGGAGCCGCTAAGGATGCCCGGAGAGGGCCATGTGCCTGCgctgccctcccctggcctgcAGTTCGGGGGCAGCCTGGCCAGCCTGGGCCAACTGCAGTCgcccggggctggggtggggctgcccaGCGCACCCTCCGAGCGCCGGCCCCCGCCGCCTGATTTCACAGCGCCCGCACTCGGAGGCCAGCCTGGCTTCCCGTTCGGCGCAGCGAACCGGCAGGCCACGCCGCACAGCGGCCCAGGCGTGAACTCGCCCCCGAGCacgggcgggggcggcggcagcacaggcggcggcggcggcagcgggggCGCATACCCGCCGCAGCCTGATTTTCAGCCTAGCCAGCGCACCTCGGCCAGTAAGCTGGGCGCACTCTCACTGGGCTCCTTCAACAAGCCTAGCTCCAAGGACAACCTGTTCGGCCAGAGTTGCCTGGCTGCACTTTCCACCGCCTGCCAGAACATGATCGCCAGCCTCGGGGCTCCCAACCTCAACGTGACCTTCAACAAGAAGAACCCGCCCGAGGGCAAGAGGAAACTGAGCCAGAACGAGAACGACGGTGCGGCGGTGGCCAGCAACCCAGGATCGGATTACTTCCCGGGAGGGACtgctcctggggccccagggcccGGAGGCCCGTCGGGGACCAGTAGCAGCGGTTCCAAACCCTCCGGGCCGCCTAATCCGCCCGCCCAGGGGGACGGCACCAGCCTCTCCCCCAACTACACCCTGGAATCAACGTCGGGGAACGATGGCAAGCCGGTCCCCGGGGGAGGCGGCCGGGGCCGGGGTCGCAGAAAAAGGGACAGTGGTCACGTGAGCCCCGGGACCTTCTTCGACAAGTACACGGCGGCGCCGGACAGCGGGGGCGCGCCTGGGGTGAGCCCAGGGCAACAGCAGGCTCCAGGAGCAGCCGTCGTCGGGGGAAGCTCCACGGGCGAGGCACGCGGGGCGCCTACGCCTCACGAGAAAGCGCTCACCTCGCCGTCGTGGGGGAAGGGGGCCGAGTTGCTCCTGGGGGACCAGCCGGACCTTATGGGGTCCCTGGACGGTGGGGCCAAGTCGGACGGTAGTTCCCCGCACGTGGGCGAATTCGCCTCGGACGAGGTGAGCACCAGCTACGCCAACGAGGACGAGGTGTCATCCAGCTCCGATaatcccccagccctggccaaaGCGAGTAGGAGCCCCCTGGTGACAGGCTCGCCCAAACTCCCTCCCCGTGGGGTGGGCGCGGGGGAACATGGACCgaaggcacccccacccccgcttggCCTGGGCATCTTGTCTACCTCTACCTCGACCCCTGACAGCTACGGCGGCGGGGGCACACCGGGCCTGGAGCAGGTCCGGACCCCGACGAGCAGCAGCGGTGCACCGCCACCCGACGAGATCCACCCACTGGAGATTCTCCAGGCACAGATCCAGCTGCAGAGGCAGCAGTTCAGCATCTCTGAGGACCAGCCCCTAGGGCTCAAGGGTGGCAAGAAGGGTGAGTGTGCCGTCGGGGCCTCCGGCGGCGTGCAGAATGGCGACAGTGAGCTGGGCAGCTGCTGCTCCGAGGCGGTCAAGAGCGCCATGAGCACCATCGATCTGGACTCGCTGATGGCAGAGCACAGCGCCACCTGGTACATGCCGGCTGACAAGGCTTTGGTGGACGGCCCAGAGGACGACAAGACGCTGGCGCCCTGGGAGAAGGCCAAACCCCAGAACCCCAACAGCAAAGAAGGTATATGCGCTCCTTCCGTGTTCCCTTCTCACCTGGTGGATCCCCGCCCCACCCCTATTGCAGGCCTTAGCTGTTGCTTTGGAGGTGCTATGAAAGGGGAGTCCCTTGGGTTCAGGAGGGCATGGGGCCTTCTTAATGCCCAGCTCAGAGCTGGGTACCCTTCCTTTGCTTACACCAAGGGCTCTGTGGGCggaccccttcccaccccccttgaTGCTGCAGGGTGGATTCTAGCTCCACAGGGTGGTTAACAATTTAGATGGTAGCCCTTTGGGGATTACCTTAGAGCCCCAACCACCACCTCAAGTTTTAGCTGAGTTGCTGGGTACCCAGAGGACTAGGCCCCTTCCCTTTCACACTGAGACCCCTTCTCATCCTCAACATTCAGGCTGATTCTACTTTTTAGGAAGTTTTGAGCCCCCCTTTCTGGCAGGACACCTGGGAAGTTGTGTTGATGCCTCCCTACCTTGTCCTAGTCAGCCAACCTGCGGCTTGAGTTCCCTTCGGTTTGCCAgcatctttgggaaaaaaagttacCAGCTCTGGTGTCGGCAGCATCATTCAGAGACAACGCCTAATTTGACATTTATTCCTAATGAATAGCTGTTTTGTCTCTTCGTAACTATTAGAGTTTCACTGAAAAACTGGAGACCTGTCGGGGTTGTAGGAGGCAGGCAGCCTTTTCAAAGTGCACCTCCTTGACATTTGGTgagggggccagggctggggtggggtctaCTTGGCAGAGACCAGACCAATCAGCCAGGGCATCATTTGTGTACGGGAATATGGATATATATTCTTAAGACACAAAGGACCCGCGTTTGTCAATATCTCGCCTGGCTTTGGTGACAGATGTCCGGTCCCAGCTCTCCTTTGCATTCTAAGCACTCCCTCACCACCAGGCCTGGAGGCCTTTAAGGTGGGTGGGGTAGGGGTTAGTAAATAGACCGCCATTGCTGTTAAAGTAATAATAGTTTCTTTAACCTAAAGATGACCGGGCTGCTGtaaataatccattttatttttcaaggggGACTTTTTAGGTaacatctttttccattcctacctttttcttttaagctctTATTGAACCCCCTTGGTTTCACCAGGGCTGAATATTAACCATGTCTCTAAAAAAATATATCCTCTGATCCTTGCCTTCTCTTAGGGTTCTATTCTTCTGCCTTCGTTTTCCTAGTCAACATCCAACATCCTGCCATCTCTTGACCCTGGGTTTAAGGTGAGGGTAGGTTTTAGGAGTGGGtggtggcaggaggaggagggagggggaggggaagtgtgGCAGGAGTTGGATGGCTCAGAACTCGGGGCTTTCACCGCCTGTCCGGGGTAGCTTTCCCGCTTGGGTTTTCTAATTCATGAATGCGGCCTCGCTGTTTTTCTTTGTTCGCCTACTGCCCAGCCCGGGACGCCACTGTCTCATTTGAAGCTGGGTGTTTAGCATGCACAGCAGACTGTGGCCAGCATCAGCATTCTCCAGGCTTCTCCCAGGCAAGGCCATAAATTGGTTAGTTTGGGACCCTCCACagcttctccctctttcccctccctcttttttaaaatggagttggaCCCGGCATCCTGCTTGCTTGGCccctcttctcttttattttcttgtacaCAACATCTCCGTCCTGCCGATCGATAGCTGGTTAGCACAAATCCCAGCCCCTGTCACTTTTACCTGGAGGGGCCTGGCTGcccgtccccctcccctcctcgtggcacccccctcccccagtaatTAAGACCATATTGGTCAAAATGGGgtgagaaaagttaaaaagaaaaaacctgattTAGAAAATTAGTAAAGAAAAACCAGTAGCACTTTACCTGCAAGTCTTTTGAAGGGCCTTAGGTGTAGAGACATTGGGTGGTtttagtgagtttttttttaaggtgttaCACTGCTTCCTTCCCAGTTCAACTAGTCTTCCTttacagaacaaaacaaaacaaaaaaacaaaacaaaatgcaggcTGCAAATGAAGAAATGccattaaagaaatgttttgttttgtttgtttcactatTACAGTtagatgaaggaaaatattttttttggaaacaGATGCTAGTCACTTTAGGGCTGATGTCCCCTGTACGTTTGCTAAATACGCAGCTCTCCCCTGCACGCAGGAGACAGGGATTTCCTTCAGGGACCAGCTGCCTTAGGAGTGTCGGCAGGGACACCCACTTGACCTCCTTTGTTTTCCACTCTGTGATGTGGGAAGGACAGTTTCCTAGATAAAGCCCTGAACTGAGGTCACTCACAGCTTCTGCAGCCTTGGGGCTGCTAGTGAAGGCTTTATAAGGTATCTGCATCTGATTCCTGCTCCCTTACTGGTAGTAAATAAGGATGATTAAACTTTTCATTATGATAACACCCTGCAGTTCCATCTGCACATGTTGTATAAATAGGTACACAGAGCCTTTTAAGGGCCCCCGAATCCCCTGGCTGGAAATCAGAGTGAAGTGTACCACTTCGAAGTAgagttgagaaaaaaagaatttaaaggaaaacatccTGCTTTCCCTTAAACACATGCCCGTGTAGTCCCATCAGCCGTGAAGCAGCTCTGAACACACCTTTTCTAGGTTCCAGCCCCAGCAAGTACTTTCTTTCACCGcctgcccccctcctcctgccttttcaGGCAAAGCCCATTTTtgtaatgatattttattttgtcacgCCGTAAAACACGCCAGTACTAATGTGATTAAATATTAACACCGTTTCTGAAATTCTTCACTCCGATGACAAAATACTAGTCGGTCTTTAACAAAATGATGGTTCTCCGATTGGAGAGAACGAATAAGTCTTCGGAACTGTACAAGCCGTGTAGCTACTGGGACGTGCCCAGATTGTCTTATGGGGTTTAGATGTCCTTTGGAGGGGAGGGAACTCGACTGGCAAGTTACACTTCTCACAAAGTCCAGGCCAGAATCACacgtgatgatttttttttttaaccagggaaGTGAGCCTCTCCAAATTAAGCTTCCCCTGACTTTTTAATCAACCCACCAAACAACTTTTATACCATGAAACTCTACGTCTCATCATGAGATTCTGTTTGCACAAAGttgaggtgggggaagggtgagATTGtacaaaggggggggggggaacgaAAAACCAGCCTGAATTTGGGCCTATTCAGACATCTGTTAAATCAGTGAGTATTACATGAATTTGAAATCAGTTTGCAAAATTATCCACCTATCTTTGTAATAGGTGTGTGGCTATGGAGGAATttcaaaacagagagagaaggagaaatagtGATAGATTGTAGATAAAAGATATTAAGCCTTAAAAAGTATGCCCCCGTCCACCCCTTGCAATTTTCAAAACTTGAAACTGTATTCCATAATAAGTTTATCTCTGCCGGACTTCCATTCTGTTGGTTGTCCTTGGTCTTGAAATTTGGAGCTGTCTCGAAACTCTCTTTCACACACGTTGAAATTGGAGAGGTTCTCTGTATATGCTCTGCATGCAATCCTGCCCTTTTTGGAAGTATGATATTTTTACAGTGATGCGGGAGAAATTTTTGGAATTTCATGCTTCTCTCAGTGTTCCAGTCAGAACACAGTCAGCAGTGCTAAGAAATACTGGACAGGCAGGATTTGAACATTGAATTTCCTTAGACGTAGGGCAggctttggggaggaggaggggctcctAGTGCAGTTTTCCCCCCGACTCCCGACACCGTGGAGAGACTTCTTAAGGCTCACTCAGACTTGTTTTGGGGAAGACAAGGAGCCTTGCACTCCAGCTTCCCCAAGAAATCACCCAGCATGCCTTCTTGTGACTTTTGCAGCCTCCGGAAGATGTAACCCAAAACTTCGCAGGTGTTAATCAGGGGTAATGTAAACAGATAGGAGCCCCCTTTGTGCAGCTGACATTCCCggcctgcctgctccctggcTGGTCCAGGACATACTACTACTGTTCTTTGGTGCTTGTTTAATATTTCATGGTTGTAATAAACCTGTCTTCCTTGCCCGCCTCCCGACATAAAACCCCAACACATCTGCAATTATACATTTCTACTAAATATTAATAAAGGACATGGATGTTTTAAGGGGCTGAAGCTTATCGGTGTTGAACTTGCCATGGTTTCTGCCACTGgatttttctggctgttttgatttttaaatagtgtCTGTCTTCACATATGTAGTATATTCTtacatgttcatatatatatacatatatatatatatatatatatatatacacacacacacacacacatacacacacatacaatatttGTAGATTGAAGTGCTTTCCTCAGGGTAGCTTCCTTTAACATAAATTCATTTAGATTTCTTGTGAGGCCCTTTCAGACCGGAAGTAAGAGACTGTTGAAAAGTACTTCTGTTTTATTGAGATT from Camelus ferus isolate YT-003-E chromosome 32, BCGSAC_Cfer_1.0, whole genome shotgun sequence includes:
- the MN1 gene encoding transcriptional activator MN1 — encoded protein: MFGLDQFEPQINSRNAGQGERNFNEAGLSMNAHFKAPAFHAGGPPGPVDPAMSGLGEPPILGVNMEPYGFHARGHSELHAGGLQAQPVHGFFGGQQPHHGHPGGHHPHQHHPHFGGNFGGPDPGASCLHGGRLLGYGGSASGLGSQPPFAEGYDHMAESQGPESFGPQRPGNLPDFHSSSASGHAVPAPCLPLDQSPNRAASFHGLPASGGSDSHSLEPRRVANQGAVDSLEYNYPAEAPSGHFDMFSPSDSEGQLPHYAAGRQVPGGTFPGASAMPRAAGMVGLSKMHAQQQQQQQQQQQQQQQQQQQQQQQQQQQQQQQQQHSVFFERFGGTRKMPVGLEPGVGSRHPLMQPPQQAPPPPQQQPPQQPQQPPPPPPPPPPGLLVRQNSCPPALPRPQQGEAGTPSGGLQDGGPMLPSQHAQFEYPIHRLENRSMHPYSEPVFNMQHPPPQQAPNQRLQHFDAPPYMNVAKRPRFDFPGSAGVDRCASWNGSMHNGSLDNHLSPSAYSGLPGEFTPPVPDSFPSGPPLQHPAPDHQSLQQQQQQQQQQRQNAALMIKQMASRNQQQRLRQPNLAQIGHTGDVGQGGLVHSGPVGGLAQPNFERESGGAGAGRLGTFEQQAPHLTQESAWFPGPHPPPGDLLPRRMGGSGLPADCGPHDPGLAPPPPPGGSGVLFRGSLQEPLRMPGEGHVPALPSPGLQFGGSLASLGQLQSPGAGVGLPSAPSERRPPPPDFTAPALGGQPGFPFGAANRQATPHSGPGVNSPPSTGGGGGSTGGGGGSGGAYPPQPDFQPSQRTSASKLGALSLGSFNKPSSKDNLFGQSCLAALSTACQNMIASLGAPNLNVTFNKKNPPEGKRKLSQNENDGAAVASNPGSDYFPGGTAPGAPGPGGPSGTSSSGSKPSGPPNPPAQGDGTSLSPNYTLESTSGNDGKPVPGGGGRGRGRRKRDSGHVSPGTFFDKYTAAPDSGGAPGVSPGQQQAPGAAVVGGSSTGEARGAPTPHEKALTSPSWGKGAELLLGDQPDLMGSLDGGAKSDGSSPHVGEFASDEVSTSYANEDEVSSSSDNPPALAKASRSPLVTGSPKLPPRGVGAGEHGPKAPPPPLGLGILSTSTSTPDSYGGGGTPGLEQVRTPTSSSGAPPPDEIHPLEILQAQIQLQRQQFSISEDQPLGLKGGKKGECAVGASGGVQNGDSELGSCCSEAVKSAMSTIDLDSLMAEHSATWYMPADKALVDGPEDDKTLAPWEKAKPQNPNSKEGICAPSVFPSHLVDPRPTPIAGLSCCFGGAMKGESLGFRRAWGLLNAQLRAGYPSFAYTKGSVGGPLPTPLDAAGWILAPQGG